Proteins encoded together in one bacterium window:
- a CDS encoding DNA polymerase, producing MKDWLALDCECVAWEGSRFVTVPEFVAGGLVTSVAPDEVMLFRDKEAMRAVVLRAAREGVEIVGHNLAFDLLVLGLVPELDWHVYDTMIADLLHRLSRDDCEDDHGPPRQRGLATLFGRELAGKGDTQLRFGEYRYAPLPAEYESYLREDVLATRWVYLDQQRWGGVPGGTSEMLRQVRASLALTRISMTGLPVDQIELARQQEVFGQELKRLQKELLGHGLYRPESRGPRGGLKKEGFEAKKFRRYMTDLAAARGLVLEQTDKGLVAIGEDALAPYRDDPVVSTWLAALDTQKIIGTFLNAWQDVERVHCRYNLLMRTGRTSCSDPNLQQVPSRGVRGGVKAVFVAPPGRVFYELDYAQLELCCLAQLTQGRMLELINAGKDLHRELGAVYFRKPAADVTKEERQLMKAANFGLPGGMGAKKFRSFIKSNGLPDPGETRTRDLINAWLEAYPEMEQWLAEGRGVNDRRVCRVWSGRDGESEAFTRACWEVALSRIGARSVPSHIYSSIVKGHGSPEVEAWVMGRDVVVTGGRRRYPVSYTEQRNTRFQGLAADLAKDALARIVLEGSEVATVHAFVHDSVLISVPDDDSREQRAGCIADSMLLAERRWLPSCRAGVEISGPGRSWLDAKNGPKQMKNQEVNRN from the coding sequence ATGAAAGACTGGTTGGCGCTGGATTGTGAATGTGTGGCATGGGAGGGCTCGCGGTTCGTGACCGTGCCCGAGTTTGTCGCCGGCGGGCTGGTGACGTCGGTAGCCCCGGACGAGGTCATGCTGTTCCGGGACAAGGAGGCCATGCGCGCCGTCGTGCTGCGGGCCGCGCGCGAGGGCGTTGAGATCGTCGGGCACAACCTGGCGTTCGACCTGCTCGTCCTGGGGCTGGTGCCGGAGCTCGACTGGCACGTGTACGATACCATGATCGCGGACCTGCTGCATCGGCTGAGCAGGGACGACTGCGAGGACGACCATGGTCCGCCCCGACAGCGGGGGCTGGCCACGTTGTTCGGCCGGGAGTTGGCTGGCAAGGGCGACACGCAGTTGCGGTTTGGAGAGTACCGATACGCGCCCCTGCCCGCCGAGTACGAGAGCTACCTGCGGGAGGACGTGCTCGCGACCCGGTGGGTGTACCTGGACCAGCAGCGCTGGGGTGGCGTGCCGGGCGGGACGAGTGAGATGCTGCGCCAGGTGCGCGCGTCCCTGGCGCTGACGCGGATCAGCATGACCGGGCTGCCGGTGGACCAGATCGAGCTGGCCCGGCAGCAGGAGGTCTTCGGGCAGGAGCTCAAGCGGCTACAGAAGGAGCTCCTGGGGCACGGGCTGTACCGGCCGGAGAGCCGGGGGCCAAGGGGTGGGCTGAAGAAGGAGGGCTTCGAGGCCAAGAAGTTCCGCCGGTACATGACGGATCTGGCTGCGGCGCGCGGGCTGGTGCTCGAACAGACGGACAAGGGGCTGGTGGCCATCGGCGAGGACGCACTGGCGCCGTATCGGGATGACCCGGTCGTGTCCACCTGGCTCGCGGCCCTGGACACGCAGAAGATCATCGGTACGTTCCTGAACGCGTGGCAGGACGTGGAGCGCGTGCACTGTCGGTACAACCTGCTCATGCGCACCGGGCGAACCAGCTGCTCCGATCCCAACTTGCAGCAGGTGCCCAGCCGGGGCGTGCGGGGCGGGGTCAAGGCCGTGTTCGTGGCGCCCCCGGGCCGCGTGTTCTACGAGCTGGATTACGCCCAGCTGGAGCTCTGCTGCCTGGCGCAGCTGACGCAGGGGCGGATGCTCGAGCTCATCAATGCGGGGAAGGACCTGCACCGGGAGCTCGGGGCGGTGTACTTCCGGAAGCCGGCGGCGGACGTGACGAAGGAGGAACGGCAGCTCATGAAGGCGGCCAACTTCGGGCTGCCTGGCGGGATGGGCGCGAAGAAGTTTCGCTCGTTCATCAAGTCCAACGGGCTGCCGGACCCGGGCGAGACGCGGACCCGGGACCTGATCAACGCCTGGCTCGAGGCCTACCCGGAGATGGAGCAGTGGCTGGCCGAGGGCAGGGGCGTCAATGACCGGCGCGTGTGCCGGGTCTGGTCTGGGCGTGACGGGGAGTCGGAGGCGTTCACGCGTGCGTGCTGGGAGGTCGCACTGAGTCGGATCGGCGCTCGTAGTGTGCCGTCGCACATCTATTCATCCATTGTAAAGGGGCACGGCAGCCCGGAGGTCGAGGCCTGGGTCATGGGCCGTGACGTCGTCGTGACCGGCGGCCGGCGAAGATATCCAGTTAGCTACACAGAACAGCGCAACACGCGGTTCCAGGGGCTGGCGGCCGACCTGGCGAAGGACGCGCTGGCCAGGATTGTCCTGGAAGGAAGTGAGGTGGCAACGGTTCATGCGTTCGTCCATGACAGCGTACTCATCTCAGTTCCCGACGACGATTCCCGGGAGCAGCGGGCGGGGTGCATCGCCGACTCCATGCTCCTCGCCGAGCGGCGCTGGCTGCCCAGCTGCCGGGCCGGCGTTGAGATCAGCGGGCCGGGCCGGTCGTGGCTGGATGCGAAGAACGGGCCGAAGCAGATGAAAAATCAGGAGGTGAACCGAAATTAA
- a CDS encoding PD-(D/E)XK nuclease family protein yields MLTNERNTVLAPHLSWSQISLFMRCAKAYYEKYIMCAPQRPTYSLLSGKSVHKGLELHNRELARNRPGMKVKDIVDASVAAFDAAPDLAELDVPAAKGRDQLVEDITDPVRSYLADVEPKDLDYAKPAAEGDVEKEVWFEVAGQKFVGYVDVVLPGLVVDYKLLGRLKSAQDVEKDGQLVLYSRALQRPAAFVQLVRGRARTTLTKQTISPAVSRGVMKSIEDAVRSIEIAKQTGHWPQCDAKNWMCGPTTCEYFRKCYAGTGGDYGTNG; encoded by the coding sequence ATGTTGACAAACGAACGTAACACGGTTCTGGCCCCTCACCTGAGCTGGTCGCAGATCAGCCTGTTCATGCGCTGCGCCAAGGCGTACTACGAGAAGTACATCATGTGCGCCCCGCAGCGCCCGACGTACAGCCTGCTCTCGGGCAAGTCGGTGCACAAGGGCCTCGAGCTGCACAACCGGGAGCTCGCGCGCAACCGGCCGGGCATGAAGGTCAAGGACATCGTCGACGCCAGCGTGGCGGCGTTCGATGCGGCGCCTGACCTCGCTGAACTGGATGTGCCGGCGGCGAAGGGCCGGGATCAGCTGGTCGAGGACATCACCGACCCCGTCCGGTCGTACCTGGCGGATGTCGAGCCGAAGGACCTGGACTACGCCAAGCCGGCGGCCGAGGGCGACGTCGAGAAGGAGGTCTGGTTCGAGGTGGCGGGGCAGAAGTTCGTCGGCTATGTGGACGTGGTCCTGCCCGGCCTCGTCGTGGACTACAAGCTGCTCGGCCGGCTCAAGTCGGCGCAGGACGTCGAGAAGGACGGGCAACTGGTCCTGTACAGTCGGGCGCTCCAGCGTCCGGCGGCGTTCGTGCAGCTGGTCCGGGGCCGGGCGCGGACGACACTGACCAAGCAGACGATCAGCCCGGCCGTGTCCCGGGGCGTCATGAAGAGCATCGAGGATGCGGTCAGGAGCATCGAGATCGCGAAGCAGACCGGCCACTGGCCGCAGTGCGATGCCAAGAACTGGATGTGCGGGCCGACAACGTGCGAATATTTTAGAAAGTGTTACGCCGGCACCGGGGGGGACTATGGCACAAACGGCTGA
- a CDS encoding metallophosphoesterase yields MKVFCLGDTHFPHHDAKAVDWALRMCKKFKPDHVVLLGDIADLDAVCRFPKSLKRAAGLVNEISEVQRWLQRMMPAFGRAKVSLLVGNHEARLSSFIMRNARELADLPQLSLRGLLGFPASWDIVPDKHGILLDKVFITHGTRFAHGVTQSNLNRWSGLSSVQGHSHRASIAHRGLPTGKVLSAAEAGCLCQLSMGYAPQTDWCHAVVTITNGRVELVRK; encoded by the coding sequence GTGAAGGTTTTTTGTTTGGGCGACACCCATTTTCCACATCACGACGCCAAGGCCGTGGACTGGGCGCTGCGGATGTGCAAGAAGTTCAAGCCCGATCACGTCGTCCTGCTCGGCGACATCGCTGACCTGGACGCCGTGTGCCGGTTCCCGAAGTCGCTGAAGCGGGCCGCCGGCCTGGTCAACGAGATCTCCGAGGTCCAGCGCTGGCTGCAGCGCATGATGCCGGCCTTCGGGCGGGCGAAGGTCTCGCTCCTGGTCGGCAATCACGAGGCGCGCCTGTCGTCGTTCATAATGCGCAACGCCCGGGAGCTTGCCGACCTGCCGCAGCTGTCGCTCCGGGGGCTGCTCGGGTTTCCGGCCAGCTGGGACATTGTGCCCGACAAGCACGGCATCTTGCTCGACAAGGTCTTCATCACGCACGGGACCAGGTTCGCGCATGGTGTCACGCAGTCGAACCTGAACCGCTGGTCCGGACTAAGCTCGGTGCAGGGTCATAGCCATAGGGCCTCGATCGCGCACCGCGGGCTGCCCACGGGCAAGGTGCTGTCCGCCGCCGAGGCCGGCTGCTTGTGCCAGCTGTCGATGGGGTATGCGCCCCAGACAGACTGGTGCCACGCCGTCGTGACGATCACGAACGGCCGGGTGGAGCTCGTGCGCAAGTGA